Part of the Gordonia crocea genome is shown below.
CCTGTCGTTCACCTTCATCGTCTTCCCGATCATCGGGTTCGCCATGCGCCCGATGGTGCAGCCCCTCGTCGGCGAAAACCTCTACCTGGGGCTGCTGTTCGCCTGCCTGGTGCCGTCGACGGTCCAGTCGTCGATCGCATTCACCAACATCGCCCGCGGCAACGTCCCGGGTGCGATCGTCAGCGCCTCGATGTCGAACCTGCTGGGTGTCTTCCTCACACCGGTGCTGGTGGTCGCGTTGATGAGCACCGAATCCGGGGTGAAGATCGACGCCACGTCGATCATCAAGATCATGGCGCAGATCCTGCTGCCGTTCATCCTGGGCCAGCTCGCGCGGCCGTGGATCTCCGGCTGGGTGACCCGGCACGCGGAGTCGACCAAGATCGTGGACCGCGGCTCCATCGTGCTCGTCGTATACGTGGCGTTCTCCGACGGCGTGCGCAACGGGATTTGGTCGCAGGTCGACGTGTGGCAGGTGATCGCGGTGACCGCCATCGCCGCGGTGCTCGTCGTGGTCATGCTGCTGATCACCGGCAATCTCCCCCCGCGCCTGGGCTTCGACCGCGCCGACACCATCGCCATCCAGTTCTGCGGCACCAAGAAAAGTTTGGCGACGGGGCTGCCCATGGCGACGGTCCTCTTCGCCGGCGGCCCGGTCGGCCTGCTGGTCCTCCCGCTGATGATCTTCCACCAGATCCAGCTCATCCTCTGCAGCATGCTCGCGTCGCACTACGCGAAACAGGCCGCGACGGAAATCGAGTAGTCCTCTACTCGAGCCCTCCCCGACAACGCGCCGCAGACTCATTCGCACGGCTGGGGAATCCAGCTGTCCGGCTTCGTCGCCCGGCACCTGCGACCGAGAACGGAGGGTCCCGATGCCCGCCATGACACCATCCACTCGCCGCCTCGGCGCCGCCGCAATCGGCCTGGCGACTGCGGCATCCGTAGCGCTGGGATCTGCCCCGGCACACGCCGCGACCTGGCAGGCCGGAGGAGGGGCCCTGTTCTTCATCTCCTACCACGACAACGGGAACGGCACGGTCACGAAGACGCTGAAGAACACCAGTCAGGTGACCTTCCGCTACACGGTCTTCGAGAGTGACACTCCAATGCTCGGCGGCCGGCTTGTCGAACCCAAAGGTGTGCTCGGTCCCGGTCAAACCAAGTCCAGCGTGAAACACCTGGCCCCGGGCAGGTACTACGTCATCTGGCTCGTCGAGAAGTCCGGCTTCCGGACCCAGAACAACGGGCAACCCTTCACCATGGGCGCCGCGAAGGCGAAGCCCAAGAAGGAAGCGCCCAAGAAGGATGGGCCCAAGAAGCTCGGCCCGAACACCAAGGTTCCTCAGGGTCAGTGCACCTACTGCAACCCCAAGCCCGGCAACCCGCCCAAGGCGCCGGTGAAGCCGGCACCGAAGGGACCGTTCGGAATCGACTTCGGGAGCCTGAAATTGTAGTGCCGCCCCCCGAGTCCTGCGCATAGGTCGGCCTCCGTGGGAATTGCTCCCTCGGAGGCCGATCTATCTGCAGTTTCAGATTCGAGTAGTCCGCTACCCGCGGCATTCCGCACAACCCGCCGCAGAGTGGTTGACACGGCTGGAGGAACCAGCGGTCCGGCTTCGTCGCCCGGCACCTGCGACCGAGAACGGAGGGTCCCGATGCCCGCCATGACACCATCGACTCGACGCCTCACGATCAGCATGATCAGCGGCGCCACCGCCCTCGCCGTCGCGATGGGGTCGGCCCCCGCCCACGCGGCCACCACGTTGGAGCGGCCCGGAAACTTCCGCGCCACCGTCGATAAAGTCGATGCCAGGCAGGTCAAGATCACCTTCAAGAACCTCGGCGGCAGCGCCATCACCGTCGCAGAGGTGCGATTTCACATGGAGGTCCCCGCCGGCAGCCCCGGAAAATATGCCACGAAATCAACCGGGAAGATCGCTCCCGGGCAAATGTTTACCGACACCTCGGGATTGCCACCCGGCACGTACAAGGAGGTGTCAGCATACGCGGGGAGTCAGGACACCACGGTGCGGAAACCGTTCTCTATGACCGTCACCCAGTCCACGCCGATCAACCCGGCACCGGCACCTAAGCCCGACCCCAAACCAGAGCCCAAGGGTCCGTTCGGCATCGACTTCGGCAGCCTGAAGTTCTGGTGACAAACCACCAGTGCCGAAGACCTACTTCGCCCAATCCGGCTGCGGAACGATTCCCGGAACCGTCTTGACGTGGAAGTTGCCCTTGTCGTCGGTCGCGTTGACTGCGACGAGTTGCCACTTCCCGCCGAACTCGATCGCGCATTCCTGAGTGGCCCCGGCCTCAGCCTTGAGACCGCCCTTGCACTTGAGTTGGTTCAACGTCACCTGAACCTGCGGCTGAAGCGCGGCCTTCGACTTGCTCTCCAGTTCCGACTGGCTGATGGTCTTGCCCGCCGAGCCGGAAACGCTGCACCCGGTGAGTGCGGTGGCGAAGACGAGTGCACCCGCCCCCACCGCTCTAATGATCGTGGCCCGCATGTGGTCTCCTTCCAGACCTTTCGAACCTTAACAACCCGAGGTGGGCTGCCGGGGCCGGATCAGCCGCCGAACTCCTTGGAGAACGGGACGTTGATGAAGCTCGGCCGGTTCGGGTCGAGCTGGATGTGCTGCGGGCGGAGCATCGACTCGTTCAGCAGCGGCCGCAGCGGAAGACCGCGGGGCAGGTTCATCGCGAAGATGTCGATCCGCAGCCGGTGTCCGGGCTTGAGCAACGCCTCGGTCGGCAACAACCCGAGGTCGATCTGCACCGGGACGCCAGGCTTGACGCGCTTGCGCGAGGCCAGCGACATCACGTAGAACGGGTCGATCACGTCGCCGTTCGCGTCGAAAACCGATTGGCTCTTGTCGATCGCCCGCAGCGACGCCATGATCTGTCCGGACGAAATGACCTTCGATTCACCGTTGGGGGCGACGTCGGTGAGCATCGCCGTCCAGTACCCGTCGGTCGCATCCATGACCGCGTTGATCCGCAGGTTGGTGTAGCCGGAGATACTGCGCGCCTTGCGCATCGGTGCCGTGGTGAACGTCAGGGCGTTGTGTTCGGCGATGCGGTTGTCCTTGCCGCAGAAGCGGAAGATCGACGTGACACCCGCGGTCTGCTGACCGGCGTCGCGGGAGCAGAGGGTCAGCACCCCCGGCCCGACGGTGAGCCGGCCGCGCGAGTTCGGCTTGACCGAGGTCAGTCGGCCGTCGCGCACGGCGTGCGGCGCGGTTCCGCTCGGCCGGTCCGACAGGTAGAGCCGCTGGCGCTTCATCCCCGGACGCGGGAAGTTCGGCGCGGTGATCCAGCCGTTGCCCATCTGGTCGAGGGTGGCCGGGCCGTACTTGTCGATCCCGTTGTCGATGCCCTTGAGCCACTTGTCGAACCAGGCACGTTGGAGCACGTCGATCCGCGGGGGAGTGTTGCGCGCACCGTGGCCGGCGCCGGGCGTGATGTGGTACGCCTCGCCCATGACCAGTTGCTTCTGGCCCAGCGGGAGCGGGATCATGTTGAACATCCGCACTTCGCTGTTGGTGAACAGGTCGAACCAGCCGCCGGTGATCATCGTCGGAACCTTGATCCGGTCGGCGTGGTCGAGCCAGCCGCGTCGTTCCACCGAACCCGGCACGAGCAACCGCTTCATGTCCGGCGGGATCGAATTCATGTCCGGGGTCAGCAGCGCGGCGAACAGTTGTGGGAAGAAGGTCACCGGATCGGCGAGACGGTCGGCGAACCATTTCCAGTCGAAAGTCCCGTTCAGCATCGACGCGACGTTGGGGACCATCTTCGTCACATTGACCAGTGTCAACCACATCGGCAGGAAGCCGGCGCCGAGCGCGCCGCCGGGGGCGACGATGTCGCGCACCAGGTCGCCGCCGGGGACGAGCGGGAAGATCGCCTTGAGCGCCGGCGGGTTCTGGTTGGCCGCGTAGATCTGGTTGATCGCCGAGTACGACATGCCGGTCATGCCGACCTTGCCGTTGGAGAAGCGCTGCTTGGACGCCCAGTCGATGACCTCGATCGTGTCCTTCTGCTCGCGCTGTTTGAACACGTCCCACTTGCCCTGGGAGAAGCCGGTGCCGCGCACGTCCACGACGATGAAGCTGTATCCGGCGCGCACCAGGGTCTTGTCGACGGTGAACGTGCGGAATGCGCCGCCGGTCTGCGCCTTGAGAATGTCGCCGAGCCCTTCGATCGGGGTCCCGGTGAGGTTGATCATGTCCACGATCTGCTTGGTCAGCGGCGCCAGGATCGGGTGCTGCAAGGTCTCGGCGGCGATCGTGGAAACGAGCTTCGTGTACGGCGTCATGTTGACGATCGTCGGGGTCTTCGTGCGGACCGGGCTGCCGTCGGCGTGCGCCGGGCGGTAGACGTTGGCCTTGAGGACGGTGCCGTCGCTCATCCGGATCGGCACATCCCAATCGATATGGACACCGGGGTAGCGCTGGTTCTGCTTGTCCTGCGTGTAGGCCCAGGCCTTACCCGCGCGGCCACCGCTGGGACCCACCGGCGTGACCGCACCGGCGGTCGCCGCGGGTGCCATCAACGCAGCGGTCGCGCCCAGCGCAGCCGTCAACAACGCAAGTCTTTTCATCACAGGCCCCCTGACCCCTTTGGCGCCGAAACGTCGTTGCGCAGGTCTCCGCTATGGACTCGGACCGGCTACGTCACTCGACTTAACAGTTGTGATGGAGGTTACTCACAGGTAAGTATCAGAATCAAGAGGGGTCCGGAAAGTCCGAATCAGTGCAGGTGGTGGACCGGATCGACGAAATCAGTTGGCGGTGACGTCCATCGGATAGGTCGCCAGCAGGGGGAGCGGCCACGGTTGGCGGCGCAACACCTCGGCCCACAGGTCCACCGCCGGCGGGGCCAACACGTCGTCGGCCATCGCCGACGCGACGAGCCAGCTGTCCTGCGCCAACTCGTCGTCGAGCTGCCCCGGGCCCCACCCGGCATAGCCGGCCATGATGCGGATCCCGACGAGCAGGGACGCCAAATCGGCCGGATCGGTGTCGAGGTCGACGAGGACCACACG
Proteins encoded:
- a CDS encoding DUF4333 domain-containing protein; this encodes MRATIIRAVGAGALVFATALTGCSVSGSAGKTISQSELESKSKAALQPQVQVTLNQLKCKGGLKAEAGATQECAIEFGGKWQLVAVNATDDKGNFHVKTVPGIVPQPDWAK
- a CDS encoding CocE/NonD family hydrolase, with the protein product MKRLALLTAALGATAALMAPAATAGAVTPVGPSGGRAGKAWAYTQDKQNQRYPGVHIDWDVPIRMSDGTVLKANVYRPAHADGSPVRTKTPTIVNMTPYTKLVSTIAAETLQHPILAPLTKQIVDMINLTGTPIEGLGDILKAQTGGAFRTFTVDKTLVRAGYSFIVVDVRGTGFSQGKWDVFKQREQKDTIEVIDWASKQRFSNGKVGMTGMSYSAINQIYAANQNPPALKAIFPLVPGGDLVRDIVAPGGALGAGFLPMWLTLVNVTKMVPNVASMLNGTFDWKWFADRLADPVTFFPQLFAALLTPDMNSIPPDMKRLLVPGSVERRGWLDHADRIKVPTMITGGWFDLFTNSEVRMFNMIPLPLGQKQLVMGEAYHITPGAGHGARNTPPRIDVLQRAWFDKWLKGIDNGIDKYGPATLDQMGNGWITAPNFPRPGMKRQRLYLSDRPSGTAPHAVRDGRLTSVKPNSRGRLTVGPGVLTLCSRDAGQQTAGVTSIFRFCGKDNRIAEHNALTFTTAPMRKARSISGYTNLRINAVMDATDGYWTAMLTDVAPNGESKVISSGQIMASLRAIDKSQSVFDANGDVIDPFYVMSLASRKRVKPGVPVQIDLGLLPTEALLKPGHRLRIDIFAMNLPRGLPLRPLLNESMLRPQHIQLDPNRPSFINVPFSKEFGG
- a CDS encoding bile acid:sodium symporter family protein, whose amino-acid sequence is MGFSPRALLAKSPVDGFVLAIIAAVVVASLFPARGDFADVMDKVVIAAIALLFFLYGARLHPREALAGLTHWRLHLTILSFTFIVFPIIGFAMRPMVQPLVGENLYLGLLFACLVPSTVQSSIAFTNIARGNVPGAIVSASMSNLLGVFLTPVLVVALMSTESGVKIDATSIIKIMAQILLPFILGQLARPWISGWVTRHAESTKIVDRGSIVLVVYVAFSDGVRNGIWSQVDVWQVIAVTAIAAVLVVVMLLITGNLPPRLGFDRADTIAIQFCGTKKSLATGLPMATVLFAGGPVGLLVLPLMIFHQIQLILCSMLASHYAKQAATEIE